The following proteins are co-located in the Equus caballus isolate H_3958 breed thoroughbred chromosome 15, TB-T2T, whole genome shotgun sequence genome:
- the LOC138917786 gene encoding collagen, type I, alpha 1a-like — translation MELSAGPSVSCAAGDGGEARSRGHRGGNWITRGAPPPTRDVLTPWALRPRGEALPGSRQLVRVGHALHVFRVGRLAAPATLGGSLSLRGTAAPRGASVPESPARGRQLAEAAPPRPPGARILATSRRPSPHLLSSSRGSWPVARRLRGPDPPRLGGSGQAPATEPQRPARSAPLCEAADVRPFPLALCGRRGDGATARPAGGGCSRPGLCFPAGGRGSRARSVTTTRVSVVLSREPAREEEPASARARPWTRPSPRPRFAGPPGAACAPAAAEAPWPLTARPEPRGLESRLRGRGERGGRGERAGVASAGGGARGGAGRARGAGRARGAGRARGAGRARAGPRSGRAGDAEPSQAERSASCRERHAEPAAACGSAPVVLRRRAPRTPPLPRLPQNFFLGGPASEGIGGLAAPRSLTAAAEGTRLAPRRLSRPAPAHLLTAPRAARGPWRGRARAGAPGLSRPPPPSRPAQLSLDCRRPARAPGPSPPHKGAQEGEAARAAGAGAGAQGAGLGPRGRETKWRLPLLSGPRRAAGVRPPPGFAASCCPSRGPSPRAPDRRAFGARACWWSGFSEDTVTLLSLLGRLMRYFLLRPETLFLLCISLALWSYFFHTDEVKTIVKSSRDGVKMVKGKVAEMVQNERLGGLDVLEAECSKTWQFKSHNVAGYSIQGRRDHMEDRLEVLTDLANKSHPSIFGIFDGHGGELGGSSGIGRRLLMASGMRNTSIGTHEAFGFSVFFAVSEGCGPMSMSSEEMLKAQCGGILGPCVTTWKSAVPST, via the exons ATGGAGCTCAGCGCGGGGCCCTCCGTCAGCTGCGCCGCGGGTGACGGCGGAGAGGCGCGGTCTCGTGGCCACAGAGGAGGTAACTGGATCACCCGCGGAGCCCCTCCGCCAACTCGAGATGTCCTCACGCCGTGGGCCCTGCGGCCTCGGGGGGAAGCGCTGCCGGGCAGCCGGCAGCTAGTGAGGGTGGGACACGCCCTTCACGTGTTCCGAGTTG gaagactggccgcgCCGGCCACGCTGGGAGGCTCCCTGTCCCTCCGGGGAACGGCAGCGCCCAGGGGAGCCTCCGTGCCGGAGTCCCCTGCTCGCGGGCGGCAGCTCGCAGAGGCAGCCCCTCCTCGCCCTCCGGGGGCGAGAATCTTAGCGACCTCCAGGCGCCCCAGTCCTCACTTGCTGTCGTCCTCCAGAGGGTCTTGGCCCGTCGCGAGGAGGCTGCGAGGCCCAGATCCTCCTCGCCTCGGGGGATCCGGACAGGCCCCCGCCACCGAACCCCAGCGGCCGGCCCGCTCCGCCCCGCTTTGCGAGGCGGCAGACGTGCGTCCCTTCCCGCTTGCCTTATGCGGGCGACGCGGGGACGGCGCTACCGCGCGGCCTGCCGGAGGGGGGTGCTCACGGCCGGGCCTCTGCTTTCCAGCCGGCGGCCGCGGCTCCCGGGCAAGGAGCGTGACGACGACCAGGGTCAGTGTCGTATTGTCCCGGGAGCCCGCGCGGGAGGAGGAACCAGCGTCCGCTCGAGCTCGGCCGTGGACGCGCCCCTCGCCTCGCCCTCGCTTCGCTGGGCCGCCCGGGGCTGCGTGCGCGCCGGCCGCCGCCGAGGCTCCCTGGCCTCTGACAGCTCGCCCGGAGCCCCGGGGCCTGGAGTCCCGGCTCCGGGGGCGTGGCGAGCGCGGGGGGCGTGGCGAGCGCGCGGGCGTGGCgagcgcggggggcggggcgcgcgggggggcggggcgcgcgcggggggcggggcgcgcgcggggggcggggcgcgcgcggggggcggggcgcgcgcgAGCCGGGCCGAGGAGCGGGCGCGCGGGCGACGCCGAGCCGAGTCAAGCCGAGCGGAGCGCGAGCTGCCGGGAGAGGCACGCAGAGCCGGCGGCCGCTTGCGGCTCCGCGCCCGTCGTGCTGCGTCGCCGGGCTCCGCGGACCCCGCCTCTGCCCAGGCTCCCGCAAAACTTTTTTCTCGGGGGACCGGCGTCTGAAGGGATCGGCGGGCTCGCGGCTCCGCGCTCCCTTACAGCGGCGGCCGAGGGGACTCGCCTCGCTCCCCGCCGGCTCTCGCGCCCCGCGCCGGCTCACCTGCTGACCGCTCCGCGAGCGGCGAGGGGCCCGTGGAGGGGCCGCGCGCGCGCCGGCGCCCCTGGACTctcccgcccgccgccgccgagCCGCCCGGCGCAACTTTCGCTTGACTGCCGCCGCCCAGCCCGGGCGCCGGGGCCGTCGCCGCCTCACAAAGGGGCGCAGGAAGGGgaggcggcgcgggcggcgggcgcgggcgccgGTGCGCAGGGCGCGGGCCTCGGGCCGCGAGGCCGGGAGACAAAATGGAGGCTGCCTCTGCTCTCCGGGCCGCGCAGAGCCGCCGGCGTCCGCCCCCCGCCCGGCTTTgcagcctcctgctgcccctcccgcGGGCCGTCCCCCCGCGCTCCGGACCGGCGAGCCTTCGGGGCGCGCGCGTGCTGGTGGTCGGGCTTTAGCGAGGATACAGTGACTTTGCTGTCTCTGCTGGGTCGCCTCATGCGCTACTTCTTGCTGAGACCCGAGACGCTCTTCTTGCTGTGCATCAGCTTGGCGCTGTGGAGTTACTTCTTCCACACGGACGAGGTGAAGACCATCGTCAAGTCCAGCCGGGACGGCGTGAAGATGGTCAAGGGCAAGGTGGCCGAGATGGTGCAGAACGAGCGGCTCGGGGGCCTCGACGTGCTGGAGGCCGAGTGCTCCAAGACCTGGCAGTTCAAGAGCCACAACGTGGCGGGGTATTCCATCCAGGGCcggagagaccacatggaggaCCGCCTCGAAGTTCTCACGGACCTGGCCAACAAGTCGCACCCGTCCATCTTCGGGATCTTCGACGGGCACGGGGGCGAG